One stretch of Planococcus sp. PAMC 21323 DNA includes these proteins:
- a CDS encoding pullulanase: protein MPFVQVQPVQAEGATATAEREVRLSYIREDQTYGDWNIWAWNTGRVNDQINFESYENGVAITHIAVAPETEKFGFVLRSTEDWNTAEKEFGDRFIPVNKNDALTKAFVTSGEEQIRIVPDGSAPVVDSGNAVFYYRDKELFEQDAMDSIEKVELQFDGGTHEMTYEPENERFVFSANDIPTGENPYTYLVTKDGVTTEKTDPYNTKDGTSTLVFNQAELTVSGTVAPEAIDYNQNAVLKVTIEGLTEDVQISKIVADTSLLGGSAQLEIDPTVSEVSIAVDDDIAAGTKEVPLTVTDSYGNKYRGTASVEVKTRQSVGEGDFDWDESVIYFMLTDRFFDGDASNNDPYELNYDTASRGTYQGGDFKGITSKLDYLDDLGVNTIWISPVVENIKHDVRYYETSDPYFGYHGYWANNFGELNPHFGTMQEFHDLIDGAHDRDMKIMVDVVVNHSGYGLKEMDGAVANPPAGYPTDADRARFSDLLRQGADVGTDEVVGELAGLPDFITEDPTVRKQIIDWQTDWIDKATTEKGNTIDYFRVDTVKHVEDAAWMQFKNALTEKMPEFKMIGEAWAAKVDNTQGYLETGTMDSLLDFGFKETARTFVNGSLIAANDALIDRNGKIDNTATLGQFLGSHDEEGFLHSLAGDEGKLQVAATLQATAKGQPVIYYGEELGQTGANNYPQYDNRYDLAWDSVEDNKILAHYTKVLNFRSDYSKVFAKGERTFVGGSDAEEFLLFSREYKDQQVYVGLNTAEENKAVTVAVDSADAVVTDAYSGKEYAATADGVNITIPGKADGGTVLLTVEGGNITGVAKDDGEVVAEPVPENNIRIHYNRTDGVYENFGAWLWNDVASPSANWPVGATMFEKTDRYGAYIDVPLAKDAKNIGFLVMDITAGDGGKDGGDKNFAISSSKANEIWIKQGSDQVYTFEPVELPEDTVRVHYTRDNADYEDFGLWNWGDVESPSDGWPTGAIDFDKTDRYGAYADIKLTKDAKELNFLVVNQATQEKDAGDKSFNLVDKYKHIWIKQGSDTVYISPYEEVTSGLGSAEVVSEDTLLLGFNSTEGLTAEKLVASLAIQDADGASVQVLGAEITGDKTVNVKAQFDLDKLPLSVTYAGTTVSATTGWRMLDQTLAYDGDDLGATYKKGHATLKLWAPKASKVVANFYDKKDATTLLGSVELTLGEQGVWSKDISPKELGIKDLKGYYYQYEVTNDGVTKTVLDPYAKSMAAFTVNTKGEAGPDGDTVGKAAIIDLAATDPKKFGYASIDGYEKREDAVIYEVHIRDFTSDPSIEKELKSRWGTYTGFIDKLDYIKSLGVTHVQLLPVMAWYFGDETNMGEREQSYSAQDNEYNWGYDPHNYFSPDGAYSQDATDPELRVKELKELIDAIHDADMGVVLDVVYTHTAQTSLLDDIVPNYYAYQDDKGNFLGGFGNNLATSHTMAEKLMVDSVKYWFDEYKIDGMRFDMMGDATYPSIQKAYDAAAAINPDALFIGEGWRTFAGHIADPSLEGMGADQDWMDKTDSVGVFSDEMRNELKSGFGSEGEPRFITGGARNVATIFNNIKGQPSNTAADDPGDMVQYIAAHDNLPLYDVIAQSIKKDPAIPENNLEIHKRIRIGNAMVLTSQGTAFIHAGQEYGRTKQWFGEGVPEQKYHEFEDEAGNPFGYFIHDSYDSSDAINQFDWQKATNKKEFAVNNTTRTYTEGLIELRKSTNAFRLGEKELVDKNVSLLNIPEMKDSDLVVAYENKSTDNTGNYYVFVNADNKARTFTLGDYDFSNGEIVVDNDEAGAKKVSKPSGFTLSKDTLTVDPLTTIVIKVDEKKKGKR, encoded by the coding sequence ATGCCATTTGTTCAAGTTCAACCGGTACAAGCTGAAGGTGCAACAGCAACGGCCGAACGAGAGGTACGTTTGTCTTATATTCGCGAAGATCAAACTTACGGGGACTGGAATATATGGGCTTGGAATACGGGAAGAGTTAACGATCAAATCAATTTTGAGTCGTATGAAAACGGCGTAGCAATCACGCATATCGCTGTTGCTCCAGAAACGGAGAAGTTCGGCTTTGTGTTACGTAGCACAGAAGACTGGAATACAGCTGAAAAAGAGTTTGGTGATCGGTTTATCCCAGTGAATAAAAATGACGCATTGACAAAAGCTTTCGTGACGAGTGGCGAAGAACAAATTCGCATTGTACCGGATGGCTCTGCGCCTGTTGTGGATAGCGGAAACGCTGTGTTTTATTACCGAGACAAGGAACTTTTTGAGCAAGACGCAATGGATTCAATCGAAAAAGTTGAACTGCAGTTTGATGGCGGGACGCACGAAATGACATACGAACCAGAAAACGAACGTTTTGTGTTTTCGGCGAATGATATTCCGACGGGGGAAAATCCTTATACATACCTCGTGACAAAAGACGGTGTGACGACGGAAAAAACAGATCCGTACAACACGAAAGATGGCACCTCAACGCTTGTATTCAACCAAGCGGAGTTAACGGTTAGTGGAACGGTTGCACCTGAAGCGATCGATTACAATCAAAACGCTGTGTTAAAGGTTACGATTGAAGGGCTAACAGAAGACGTTCAAATTTCAAAAATTGTTGCAGATACTTCTCTTTTGGGCGGTTCGGCTCAATTAGAAATTGATCCAACCGTAAGTGAAGTTTCGATTGCCGTAGACGATGACATCGCTGCTGGGACAAAAGAAGTTCCGCTAACAGTGACAGATTCTTATGGCAATAAATACCGGGGAACCGCGTCAGTCGAAGTCAAAACAAGACAGTCGGTTGGCGAAGGGGATTTTGACTGGGACGAGTCGGTTATTTATTTTATGTTAACTGACCGATTTTTTGACGGGGATGCATCAAATAACGACCCGTATGAGTTGAATTATGATACCGCTTCACGTGGTACGTATCAAGGTGGCGATTTTAAAGGAATTACCAGTAAATTAGACTATCTCGATGATCTTGGTGTCAACACTATTTGGATTAGTCCAGTTGTTGAAAATATCAAACACGATGTTCGGTATTATGAAACCTCAGATCCCTATTTTGGCTATCACGGATATTGGGCCAATAATTTTGGGGAGTTAAATCCGCATTTTGGGACGATGCAAGAGTTTCATGACCTAATTGATGGTGCACACGATCGAGATATGAAAATCATGGTCGACGTCGTGGTTAATCACTCAGGATACGGCTTAAAAGAAATGGACGGTGCGGTTGCCAATCCACCAGCGGGTTATCCGACTGATGCTGATCGGGCGCGATTTAGCGATCTATTGCGTCAAGGTGCGGATGTCGGAACAGACGAAGTGGTCGGTGAATTGGCAGGATTGCCAGACTTTATTACGGAAGATCCAACTGTTCGTAAACAAATTATTGATTGGCAAACCGACTGGATCGATAAAGCGACGACAGAAAAAGGCAACACCATCGATTACTTCCGTGTAGATACAGTCAAGCACGTAGAAGATGCAGCATGGATGCAATTTAAAAATGCATTAACAGAAAAAATGCCTGAATTTAAAATGATTGGCGAGGCGTGGGCAGCAAAAGTAGACAATACACAAGGGTATTTGGAAACAGGAACGATGGATTCGCTGCTCGATTTCGGTTTTAAAGAAACGGCGCGTACATTTGTCAATGGCAGTTTGATAGCCGCAAATGACGCATTGATTGACCGAAATGGCAAAATAGACAATACGGCAACTTTAGGCCAATTTTTAGGAAGCCATGATGAAGAAGGGTTCCTCCATTCGTTAGCTGGAGATGAAGGCAAATTGCAAGTTGCGGCAACACTTCAAGCAACGGCAAAAGGCCAACCGGTTATTTATTACGGAGAAGAGCTTGGTCAAACAGGCGCAAACAATTACCCGCAATACGATAACCGCTATGATTTGGCGTGGGATAGTGTCGAAGACAATAAAATCTTAGCGCATTACACGAAAGTATTAAATTTTAGAAGCGACTATTCAAAAGTATTCGCAAAAGGGGAACGAACTTTCGTTGGTGGTTCTGACGCGGAAGAGTTTCTATTATTTTCACGTGAATACAAAGATCAACAGGTTTATGTAGGACTGAATACAGCAGAAGAAAATAAAGCGGTAACAGTTGCAGTGGATTCTGCAGATGCGGTTGTGACAGATGCTTATTCAGGTAAGGAATATGCAGCAACAGCAGATGGCGTGAACATAACCATTCCAGGAAAAGCAGATGGTGGAACGGTGTTGTTAACGGTCGAAGGAGGCAACATTACTGGTGTCGCTAAAGACGACGGTGAGGTGGTTGCAGAACCGGTACCGGAAAACAATATTCGCATTCACTATAACCGTACCGACGGTGTTTATGAAAACTTCGGAGCATGGTTATGGAATGACGTGGCATCTCCTTCTGCCAATTGGCCAGTAGGCGCGACGATGTTCGAAAAAACCGATCGTTACGGTGCATATATTGATGTGCCATTAGCTAAGGATGCGAAAAACATTGGGTTTTTGGTCATGGATATTACGGCAGGAGACGGCGGCAAAGACGGTGGAGACAAGAACTTTGCGATTTCTTCATCAAAAGCAAACGAAATTTGGATCAAGCAAGGTTCGGACCAAGTGTATACGTTCGAACCGGTAGAGTTGCCAGAGGATACAGTGCGCGTTCACTATACACGCGACAATGCAGACTATGAAGACTTTGGTTTGTGGAACTGGGGTGACGTTGAGTCTCCTTCAGACGGGTGGCCAACAGGCGCGATTGATTTTGATAAAACCGATCGTTACGGCGCCTATGCGGACATCAAACTGACAAAGGACGCAAAAGAATTAAACTTCTTAGTGGTCAATCAAGCGACGCAAGAAAAAGATGCGGGCGATAAATCGTTCAATCTAGTAGATAAATACAAACATATATGGATCAAGCAAGGTTCAGATACAGTTTATATTTCTCCATACGAAGAAGTTACATCTGGGCTTGGATCGGCAGAAGTTGTTTCTGAAGATACACTCCTCTTAGGGTTTAACAGCACCGAAGGATTGACTGCTGAAAAGTTAGTAGCTAGTTTAGCAATTCAAGATGCAGACGGTGCGTCCGTTCAAGTGCTTGGAGCAGAAATCACGGGCGACAAAACGGTCAATGTCAAAGCGCAATTTGATCTCGATAAACTGCCGTTGTCTGTCACATACGCTGGTACAACCGTATCTGCGACAACGGGCTGGAGAATGTTAGATCAGACACTTGCCTATGACGGTGATGACCTCGGAGCAACGTATAAAAAAGGTCACGCAACGTTAAAGTTGTGGGCACCTAAAGCGAGTAAGGTTGTCGCGAATTTCTATGATAAAAAAGATGCCACCACTTTACTTGGCAGTGTTGAATTAACGCTTGGAGAACAGGGTGTTTGGTCGAAAGACATTTCTCCGAAAGAATTGGGCATAAAGGATTTGAAAGGTTATTACTATCAATACGAAGTAACAAATGACGGCGTAACAAAAACCGTTTTAGATCCGTACGCAAAATCGATGGCGGCTTTTACGGTAAATACGAAAGGTGAAGCGGGTCCAGACGGAGATACTGTCGGTAAAGCCGCAATAATTGATTTAGCAGCAACCGATCCTAAGAAGTTTGGCTATGCATCAATCGATGGTTATGAGAAGCGAGAAGATGCGGTGATTTACGAAGTTCACATTCGTGACTTTACTTCAGATCCTTCAATAGAGAAAGAATTAAAGTCGAGATGGGGAACGTATACCGGGTTTATCGACAAGCTCGATTATATCAAATCATTAGGCGTTACACATGTTCAATTGTTGCCAGTGATGGCTTGGTATTTTGGCGATGAAACCAACATGGGCGAACGCGAACAAAGCTATTCAGCTCAAGACAACGAATACAACTGGGGATATGATCCGCATAATTATTTCTCACCAGATGGTGCGTATTCACAAGACGCAACCGATCCTGAACTACGTGTAAAAGAACTAAAAGAGTTGATCGATGCCATTCACGATGCCGATATGGGAGTTGTCTTGGATGTGGTTTATACGCATACGGCGCAAACGAGTTTACTCGATGACATTGTGCCAAATTATTACGCGTACCAAGACGATAAAGGAAACTTCCTTGGCGGCTTTGGCAATAACTTAGCAACAAGCCATACGATGGCTGAAAAGCTAATGGTCGACTCGGTGAAATATTGGTTTGACGAGTACAAAATTGATGGTATGCGCTTTGATATGATGGGCGACGCTACGTACCCGTCGATTCAAAAAGCGTATGACGCTGCAGCTGCGATCAATCCAGACGCTTTATTTATCGGAGAAGGGTGGCGAACGTTTGCAGGACATATCGCAGATCCATCGCTTGAGGGAATGGGTGCCGATCAAGACTGGATGGACAAAACAGATAGCGTCGGCGTATTCTCAGACGAAATGCGCAATGAATTAAAATCTGGGTTTGGCTCAGAAGGCGAACCACGATTTATCACAGGTGGCGCACGAAACGTAGCGACTATTTTCAATAACATTAAAGGCCAACCATCAAACACGGCAGCTGACGATCCGGGCGATATGGTTCAATACATCGCAGCACACGATAACTTGCCGCTTTACGATGTGATTGCGCAATCAATCAAAAAAGATCCAGCAATTCCAGAAAACAATCTCGAAATTCATAAACGAATCCGTATAGGAAACGCAATGGTATTAACTTCTCAAGGAACAGCGTTTATCCATGCAGGCCAAGAATACGGCCGTACCAAGCAATGGTTCGGTGAAGGCGTTCCTGAGCAAAAATACCACGAGTTTGAAGATGAGGCCGGCAATCCATTCGGCTATTTCATCCATGATTCTTACGATTCTTCAGATGCCATCAATCAATTTGATTGGCAAAAAGCAACAAACAAAAAAGAATTTGCCGTTAACAACACAACGCGTACCTATACAGAAGGCTTGATCGAATTAAGAAAATCGACAAATGCTTTCCGATTAGGCGAAAAAGAGTTAGTGGACAAAAACGTCTCGCTACTCAACATTCCAGAAATGAAAGATTCCGATTTAGTTGTTGCGTACGAAAATAAATCTACTGACAACACAGGAAATTACTACGTCTTTGTGAATGCGGACAACAAAGCCCGTACCTTTACATTAGGCGACTACGACTTCTCAAACGGTGAGATTGTCGTTGACAACGACGAAGCAGGAGCAAAAAAAGTATCAAAACCATCCGGCTTTACCTTATCAAAAGACACGTTAACAGTTGATCCGTTGACGACGATCGTTATTAAAGTGGATGAGAAAAAGAAGGGGAAGCGTTAA
- a CDS encoding SDR family oxidoreductase, translated as MRLENKVAIITGGANGIGKAIAAAYAKEGAKVSLADFNEEALTGTVKEFTAQGFDAFGVKVNVASEEDIHKMVDDTVTHFGRVDILVNCAGVLDKMQAAHNVEDDIWNRVMDINVGGVMRGSRKILPLFTEQGGGTIVNLASITALTGGRGGLTYTAAKHAVAGMTKNIASMYGEQGVRCNAIAPSQVDTGLTQSIDGYDMFGLKQATRGRSFMGPSATPEDIANIALFLASDESKTINGVVLAADAGWSAY; from the coding sequence ATGCGTTTAGAAAATAAAGTCGCGATCATAACAGGTGGCGCAAATGGTATTGGGAAAGCAATTGCTGCAGCGTATGCAAAAGAGGGCGCGAAAGTATCACTTGCCGATTTTAATGAAGAGGCGTTAACAGGCACAGTAAAAGAATTTACAGCACAAGGATTCGATGCGTTTGGCGTCAAAGTAAACGTAGCATCTGAAGAAGACATCCACAAAATGGTGGACGACACGGTGACTCATTTTGGACGTGTGGATATTTTAGTCAACTGCGCGGGCGTCTTAGACAAAATGCAAGCTGCTCATAATGTAGAAGACGATATTTGGAATCGTGTAATGGACATTAACGTCGGGGGCGTCATGCGCGGATCACGCAAAATTTTGCCGCTCTTTACTGAACAAGGTGGCGGCACAATCGTTAACTTAGCTTCAATCACGGCTCTTACTGGCGGACGTGGCGGCTTAACGTACACAGCTGCGAAACACGCAGTAGCGGGCATGACGAAAAACATCGCCTCTATGTACGGCGAACAAGGCGTTCGTTGCAACGCTATTGCACCGTCTCAAGTGGATACCGGCTTAACACAATCAATTGACGGCTACGACATGTTCGGCTTAAAACAAGCAACACGTGGCAGAAGTTTCATGGGTCCAAGTGCAACACCAGAAGACATTGCGAACATTGCATTGTTCTTAGCGAGTGACGAATCGAAAACGATTAACGGCGTAGTGCTTGCAGCTGATGCTGGATGGAGTGCTTACTAA
- a CDS encoding excalibur calcium-binding domain-containing protein, producing the protein MKKIGFAIMSLMVAISFTFSAVPTPVDAAAVKAKTYANCTAINKVYKGGIARNSKVKNKGGATKYKPFVSQALYDANKKSDRDKDLIACEK; encoded by the coding sequence ATGAAGAAAATTGGTTTTGCCATCATGTCTTTGATGGTTGCTATTAGTTTTACATTCAGCGCAGTACCAACACCAGTAGATGCGGCAGCAGTAAAAGCAAAAACATACGCCAACTGTACCGCTATCAACAAAGTATATAAAGGCGGAATTGCCCGCAATTCAAAAGTGAAAAACAAAGGCGGCGCTACGAAGTATAAGCCGTTTGTTTCTCAAGCGTTGTATGACGCGAATAAAAAGAGCGATCGTGATAAAGATTTAATTGCTTGTGAGAAATAG
- a CDS encoding Ig-like domain-containing protein, whose protein sequence is MKKLLRVSVMAALLMPVFGIMTTHSSAEATDETFIEVQKIQMNNQVSTLDVFDDQFITTYRYYADQAAVISAYSKTGALNWTIIEKGPNAITKDKLAIVDRNVLYIYSTVTGKVMATGNYTETANFGKVSRVFMNDNYIVLANKQATGNSFFVYDTNGKFIMQGKAEGFKAGVLNNTSFVFQDSKGIHSIDLITKQKMWHVPLASHMSTQHTFVPDDSVIYAQGIEGTDPLRVKDVLVAINPSNGKILYKKDVGKDQEVRVGVKDFGLLTSNDEKELHNFHYFDGSVKMSLNMDSPAIKQQKQKNNIQWNRYNFVQDFIASRDGLYYFKQYSGVHNEYVFSTIKSLSDSGTVKFEKVFDEHVFDIATTSSDKLFVAKRKAINDSGEQNELQVYDSTGNLLDQVDAGNIENLQSDGSSIYGYGGSTLYIFKETEPKKDLVAPSVPTIDALSNADGLMRGKAEKGATVYATVGGNLIGQTTALWGTVTISIPKQAAGTLVDVYAVDKAGNKSAKKTIKVIDKIAPSVPSVNTIGDNAVTVSGKAESGAKVYAYVGSKKLGEAVAKNGSYSIQIAKQKTGTAITVYAVDPAKNKSGSKTVKVVDKTAPAVPTVNKVTSKSTAVYGKGEKSATVLIYNGSKKIGQGTVDSKGNFKVKISPQKKGSYLKVKLQDKAGNKSGNKTMKVS, encoded by the coding sequence ATGAAAAAATTATTGCGGGTAAGTGTAATGGCTGCTTTACTAATGCCTGTGTTTGGCATAATGACTACTCATTCCAGTGCAGAAGCCACGGATGAAACCTTTATTGAAGTGCAAAAGATTCAAATGAACAACCAAGTTTCGACGTTGGATGTTTTTGATGATCAATTTATTACGACCTACCGGTATTACGCTGACCAAGCTGCCGTTATCTCTGCTTACAGCAAAACAGGAGCGTTGAATTGGACAATCATTGAAAAAGGGCCAAATGCCATTACGAAAGACAAATTGGCAATAGTGGACCGCAATGTGCTGTATATCTATTCTACTGTTACTGGGAAAGTGATGGCTACAGGCAACTATACAGAAACCGCAAACTTCGGAAAAGTTTCGCGTGTCTTTATGAATGATAATTATATTGTTTTGGCCAATAAACAAGCAACGGGCAACAGTTTTTTCGTTTATGATACGAACGGGAAATTTATCATGCAAGGAAAAGCTGAAGGATTTAAGGCAGGCGTGCTCAACAATACTAGCTTTGTCTTCCAAGATTCGAAAGGCATCCATTCCATCGATCTTATTACGAAGCAAAAGATGTGGCACGTCCCGTTAGCTTCTCATATGAGCACTCAGCACACCTTCGTTCCTGATGACAGTGTCATTTACGCACAAGGGATTGAAGGAACAGACCCGCTACGTGTAAAAGATGTATTGGTGGCGATAAATCCTAGCAACGGGAAGATTTTATATAAAAAAGATGTAGGCAAGGACCAAGAGGTAAGAGTTGGGGTAAAAGATTTTGGATTGCTTACGAGCAACGACGAAAAAGAACTCCACAATTTTCATTATTTTGACGGAAGTGTAAAGATGAGTCTCAACATGGACTCTCCGGCAATCAAGCAACAAAAGCAAAAAAACAATATTCAATGGAATCGCTATAATTTCGTTCAAGATTTTATCGCTTCAAGAGACGGACTTTATTACTTTAAGCAGTATTCTGGCGTGCATAATGAGTATGTGTTTTCGACGATTAAAAGCTTGAGTGATTCAGGAACTGTAAAGTTTGAAAAAGTATTTGATGAGCATGTCTTTGATATTGCGACGACAAGTTCGGATAAATTATTTGTAGCTAAAAGAAAAGCAATAAACGATTCGGGTGAACAGAACGAGCTGCAAGTCTATGATTCGACTGGGAATTTATTGGACCAGGTAGATGCAGGTAATATTGAGAATTTGCAGTCAGACGGATCAAGTATATACGGCTACGGTGGTAGTACACTTTATATTTTTAAAGAAACGGAGCCGAAGAAAGATCTAGTTGCACCAAGTGTTCCAACGATAGATGCATTGAGCAATGCGGACGGACTAATGCGCGGAAAAGCCGAAAAAGGAGCAACGGTTTACGCAACTGTCGGGGGCAACTTGATTGGCCAAACTACAGCGTTATGGGGCACTGTTACCATTTCTATTCCGAAGCAAGCGGCCGGTACACTGGTTGATGTATATGCGGTGGATAAAGCCGGCAATAAAAGCGCGAAAAAGACCATAAAAGTGATTGATAAAATTGCGCCGTCTGTACCGAGCGTAAATACGATAGGTGACAACGCAGTTACTGTGAGCGGAAAAGCGGAATCCGGTGCCAAAGTTTACGCGTATGTGGGGAGCAAGAAACTTGGCGAAGCGGTTGCAAAAAATGGAAGTTATTCGATCCAAATCGCAAAACAAAAAACAGGTACAGCAATTACTGTTTATGCAGTCGATCCCGCCAAAAACAAAAGCGGCAGCAAAACCGTTAAAGTGGTTGATAAAACGGCACCAGCCGTCCCAACGGTCAACAAAGTTACCAGCAAATCGACTGCTGTGTACGGCAAAGGGGAAAAGTCGGCAACTGTCCTGATTTATAACGGTAGTAAGAAAATCGGTCAAGGAACGGTAGACAGCAAAGGAAACTTCAAAGTGAAGATCAGCCCACAGAAAAAAGGGAGTTACCTGAAAGTGAAGCTTCAAGATAAGGCTGGTAATAAGAGCGGAAACAAGACGATGAAGGTAAGTTAG
- a CDS encoding glutamate-5-semialdehyde dehydrogenase has protein sequence MTETLTEERKTKTELIEKAQKAKKAAFHLAKATTAEKNEALQVISAQLLEEQDFILAENAKDIASGREAGMNDSLVDRLTLDAARLETMANALVQLTKLNDPIGETLEQWEQPNRLSMTKIRVPIGVVGMIYEARPNVTVDASSLCLKTGNAIVLRGSSTAINSNKAIVQVVRRALEKTKLPVEAVQLLEDTSRETASQMFKLNDYLDVLIPRGGAKLIQTVVQNATVPVLETGAGNCHVFIDQTAEVQMAIDIAINAKTQRPSVCNSCETILVQKDWAASHLAELVTALEEHDVKIHGDDAVQKVSSSVDPATEDDWATEYLGFEVAIKVVDTVDDAVEHINRYGTKHSEAIISEDAPSVEQFFNEIDAAAVYHNASTRFTDGDEFGFGAEIGISTQKLHARGPMGLPALTSTKYIVRGNGQTK, from the coding sequence ATGACTGAAACATTAACAGAAGAACGCAAAACCAAAACAGAACTAATCGAAAAAGCACAAAAAGCAAAAAAGGCGGCTTTCCACTTAGCGAAAGCAACAACAGCCGAGAAAAATGAGGCTTTGCAAGTAATTTCAGCTCAATTGCTAGAAGAACAAGATTTTATTTTGGCAGAGAACGCAAAAGACATCGCATCCGGACGCGAAGCCGGGATGAACGATTCGTTAGTTGATCGTTTAACACTCGACGCCGCTCGCTTAGAAACGATGGCCAATGCGCTCGTCCAGTTAACCAAGTTAAATGACCCCATCGGAGAAACCCTCGAACAATGGGAGCAGCCTAACAGACTATCGATGACCAAAATCCGTGTACCGATCGGTGTCGTCGGCATGATCTATGAAGCGCGCCCTAACGTAACCGTAGATGCCTCAAGCCTATGCTTGAAAACAGGCAATGCGATTGTCTTGCGTGGCAGTTCAACAGCTATCAACTCCAATAAAGCAATCGTCCAAGTAGTACGCCGAGCACTTGAAAAAACAAAATTGCCGGTTGAAGCGGTTCAATTGCTTGAAGACACAAGTCGCGAAACAGCATCTCAAATGTTTAAACTCAACGACTATTTGGATGTCTTGATCCCACGTGGTGGTGCAAAACTAATCCAAACAGTCGTTCAAAATGCGACAGTACCTGTTTTAGAAACAGGAGCAGGCAATTGCCACGTCTTTATCGATCAAACAGCAGAAGTACAAATGGCGATCGACATTGCGATCAACGCTAAAACGCAACGTCCATCTGTTTGCAATTCGTGTGAAACAATTCTTGTACAGAAAGATTGGGCAGCTTCTCATCTAGCTGAACTTGTTACGGCTTTGGAAGAACACGACGTGAAGATCCACGGAGACGACGCTGTACAGAAAGTTTCATCTAGTGTTGATCCTGCAACAGAAGACGATTGGGCAACAGAATATTTAGGATTTGAAGTGGCCATTAAAGTAGTTGATACAGTCGACGACGCTGTCGAACACATCAATCGCTACGGCACGAAACACTCAGAAGCGATCATCTCTGAAGATGCTCCGAGTGTGGAACAATTTTTCAACGAAATCGATGCAGCCGCCGTTTACCACAACGCCTCAACACGATTCACAGACGGCGACGAATTCGGCTTTGGCGCAGAAATCGGCATCAGCACCCAAAAACTCCACGCGCGCGGTCCTATGGGCTTGCCAGCGTTGACTTCGACAAAGTATATTGTGCGAGGGAATGGACAGACGAAATAA
- the proB gene encoding glutamate 5-kinase, with protein MEKKRIVVKIGSSSLTELNGKLSISKLREHVQAVARLKEQGHEVVLISSGAVAAGFKSIGYATRPDKVVDKQSAAAVGQGLLLQAYADECKTHDIVAAQLLLTKDLYKNANATISNLLERDVLPIINENDSVAMKELTFGDNDMLSALVSTLIDADFLMILTDINGIYQDNPMKNPDAEKYTFLTEIHQEMEDAATAEGASGVGTGGMKSKVEAAKKAVDAGIQVFIGSGEGREKLVDISEGKGDGTYIGSLVEPKVLVTS; from the coding sequence GTGGAGAAGAAACGAATCGTCGTAAAGATTGGCAGTAGTTCGTTGACGGAGTTGAACGGGAAATTGTCAATTAGCAAATTGCGTGAACATGTACAGGCAGTGGCACGCTTGAAAGAACAAGGCCATGAAGTGGTATTGATTTCATCAGGTGCAGTAGCAGCCGGATTTAAGAGCATTGGGTACGCAACGCGACCAGATAAAGTGGTAGATAAGCAATCAGCTGCAGCTGTTGGGCAAGGGTTGTTGTTGCAAGCATACGCAGATGAATGCAAAACACACGATATTGTTGCAGCACAATTACTCTTAACAAAAGATCTATACAAAAATGCAAATGCCACGATATCGAATTTATTAGAACGAGACGTGTTGCCAATCATTAACGAAAATGATTCGGTCGCTATGAAAGAATTGACGTTTGGTGACAATGATATGTTGTCCGCGTTAGTCAGCACGCTCATTGACGCAGACTTTTTAATGATTTTGACAGACATAAACGGCATTTATCAAGACAATCCGATGAAAAATCCAGATGCCGAAAAATACACATTCCTGACAGAAATTCATCAGGAAATGGAAGATGCCGCGACAGCAGAAGGCGCGTCAGGTGTTGGAACAGGCGGGATGAAGTCGAAAGTAGAAGCAGCTAAAAAAGCAGTGGATGCAGGCATTCAAGTGTTTATCGGATCAGGCGAAGGCCGTGAAAAGCTTGTCGATATTTCCGAAGGAAAAGGCGACGGCACGTATATTGGGTCACTCGTCGAACCAAAAGTTTTAGTAACTTCATAA